From a region of the Planctomycetota bacterium genome:
- the dnaB gene encoding replicative DNA helicase, whose translation MPDTTAHTLARRTELPHAGRHGGTFMAELQSESTPNTNGSNGRAPVRREVPAETAPTTNDVRLPPNDIVAEMCLLASLMLDRDVVGDIAPMLTKETFYLPEHGLVYEIIVALYNENRACDTVIVRDELVKRDQYERLGGAEFLANILGSVPSAAHAKHYAQIVKEKQILRRLIKASDEVLQDCYGSHDKAENVLEVAERRFFEIAQEKVSGDMSKLGNVAMDVYDMLYERGHRGIDTDYTDLDEMLNGLQKGEMLIVAARPSMGKTAFAMNIVQNVAAKQVPCAVFSLEMSKQQLAQRMLCSRAGIDAQRVRKGMLNHEEYQRLAQVVNELDKYPVWVDDSAGLTLLELRAKCRRLHRQHQIQLVMIDYMQLMDNPGPESRQQQISEISRGIKAIARELEVPVICLSQLNRQSEGRDGHRPRMSDLRESGSIEQDADVVMLLHREDYYNQTQPDFVPSNEAEVIVAKQRNGPTGTVKLMFDNKTTSFRNLASGIDAF comes from the coding sequence GTGCCCGACACCACCGCGCATACCCTTGCCCGACGGACCGAACTGCCCCACGCCGGGCGTCACGGAGGAACTTTCATGGCGGAACTGCAGAGCGAATCCACCCCGAACACCAACGGCTCCAACGGCCGCGCGCCAGTCCGCCGGGAGGTTCCGGCAGAGACCGCTCCCACCACCAACGACGTCCGCCTGCCACCCAACGACATCGTCGCGGAGATGTGCCTGCTGGCGTCGCTGATGCTCGACCGCGACGTCGTCGGCGACATCGCGCCGATGCTCACCAAGGAGACGTTCTACCTCCCCGAGCACGGACTGGTCTACGAGATCATCGTCGCGCTCTACAACGAGAACCGCGCGTGCGACACCGTCATCGTCCGCGACGAGTTGGTGAAGCGCGACCAGTACGAACGCCTCGGCGGCGCGGAGTTCCTCGCCAATATCCTCGGCTCCGTCCCATCCGCCGCCCACGCCAAGCACTACGCGCAGATCGTCAAGGAAAAGCAGATCCTGCGTCGGCTGATCAAGGCGTCCGACGAGGTGTTGCAGGACTGCTACGGCTCGCACGACAAGGCCGAGAACGTGCTCGAAGTCGCCGAGCGTCGGTTCTTCGAGATCGCCCAGGAGAAAGTTTCGGGCGACATGTCCAAGCTCGGCAACGTCGCGATGGACGTGTACGACATGCTCTACGAGCGTGGCCATCGCGGCATCGACACCGACTACACCGATCTCGACGAAATGCTCAACGGCCTGCAGAAGGGCGAGATGCTCATCGTCGCGGCCCGGCCGTCGATGGGTAAGACCGCCTTCGCGATGAACATCGTGCAGAACGTCGCGGCCAAGCAGGTGCCGTGCGCGGTCTTCAGCCTGGAAATGTCCAAGCAGCAGCTCGCCCAGCGGATGCTCTGCAGCCGGGCCGGCATCGACGCGCAGCGCGTCCGCAAGGGCATGCTCAACCACGAGGAGTACCAACGCCTCGCACAGGTGGTGAATGAGTTGGACAAGTACCCCGTCTGGGTCGACGACTCGGCCGGCCTGACGCTGCTGGAGCTCCGCGCCAAGTGCCGACGCCTGCACCGCCAACACCAGATTCAGCTCGTGATGATCGACTACATGCAGCTGATGGACAACCCCGGCCCCGAGTCACGCCAGCAGCAGATCAGCGAGATCAGCCGCGGCATCAAGGCGATCGCACGAGAGTTGGAAGTGCCGGTGATTTGCCTGAGTCAGCTCAACCGCCAGTCCGAAGGCCGCGACGGCCACCGCCCCCGCATGAGCGACCTGCGCGAGTCGGGCTCCATCGAGCAGGACGCCGACGTCGTCATGCTCCTGCACCGCGAGGATTACTACAATCAGACCCAGCCCGACTTCGTCCCGAGCAACGAAGCGGAGGTGATCGTCGCCAAACAACGCAACGGCCCGACCGGCACGGTGAAGCTGATGTTCGACAACAAGACGACGAGCTTCAGGAACCTGGCGAGCGGGATCGATGCGTTCTGA
- a CDS encoding polyprenyl synthetase family protein — MPVEWLQRDAETVNEALAGLLSASRVDVPGRLWEALQYSVTAGGKRLRPALVLRFAALANGQALDAAPAPKALAAAVAIELIHTFSLVHDDLPAMDDDDLRRGRPTVHKAYDEATAILVGDALVTMAFELLARDGDAGLCVELARASGPIGMIGGQMLDIAAEGQTLALEQLQDVHRRKTGALLTAACRLGVMAAGGGADVLLAATRYGRHLGLAFQITDDLLDATSTAEKTGKATGKDVAAGKNTYPALLGVDGARAAADQQLAAAVDTLESFGELAISLRELARFVADRDR; from the coding sequence ATGCCGGTGGAGTGGTTGCAACGCGATGCGGAGACGGTCAACGAGGCTCTGGCGGGCCTGCTGAGTGCGAGCCGTGTCGATGTGCCGGGTCGACTTTGGGAGGCGTTGCAGTACAGCGTGACCGCCGGCGGCAAGCGGCTGCGGCCGGCGCTCGTGCTTCGTTTCGCTGCACTGGCCAACGGCCAAGCGCTCGACGCCGCCCCTGCCCCCAAGGCGCTTGCCGCCGCCGTCGCGATCGAACTGATCCACACGTTCTCGCTGGTGCATGACGACCTGCCGGCCATGGACGATGACGACCTGCGTCGCGGCCGGCCGACGGTTCACAAAGCCTACGACGAAGCGACCGCGATCCTGGTCGGCGACGCGCTGGTCACGATGGCGTTCGAGCTGCTGGCGCGCGACGGGGATGCGGGCCTTTGCGTGGAGTTGGCACGTGCATCCGGGCCGATCGGGATGATCGGTGGCCAGATGCTCGATATCGCCGCGGAGGGGCAGACGCTCGCGCTCGAACAACTGCAGGACGTACACCGCCGCAAGACCGGGGCTCTGCTCACGGCGGCGTGTCGGCTGGGGGTGATGGCGGCGGGTGGCGGTGCCGATGTGCTGCTGGCAGCGACGCGCTACGGTCGGCACCTCGGGCTGGCGTTTCAGATCACCGACGACCTGCTCGACGCCACATCCACCGCCGAGAAGACCGGCAAGGCAACGGGCAAGGACGTCGCCGCCGGGAAAAACACCTATCCCGCCCTTCTGGGCGTCGACGGGGCCAGGGCGGCGGCCGACCAGCAACTCGCAGCGGCGGTTGACACGCTGGAGTCGTTCGGGGAGTTGGCAATAAGTTTGCGTGAGTTGGCCCGGTTCGTGGCCGACCGCGACCGGTGA
- a CDS encoding peptidoglycan recognition family protein: MLTLLLCLLAPTTQPNMPAIIAAEQWNSTPQAFPDEYLHEPTTVLLHHAGVTWEAGDNPAVKIKNLQTWGMRERGWHDVPYHFLIAPDGRIFEGRDMKYRPDTNTDFDTAGYINVQLWGNFDEQRVSLEQLRATVALVAHLAETVDMPTDDLVSHMDVANTGCPGTDFQRYLDGGPLKDWIDAARNGRAPDVALLPELENGPADMIPVE; this comes from the coding sequence ATGCTCACGCTTCTCCTCTGCCTCCTCGCGCCGACGACGCAACCCAACATGCCGGCGATCATCGCCGCGGAGCAGTGGAACTCGACACCGCAAGCCTTTCCCGATGAGTACCTGCACGAGCCGACGACGGTGCTGTTGCACCATGCCGGCGTGACTTGGGAGGCCGGCGACAACCCGGCAGTCAAGATCAAGAACCTCCAGACCTGGGGCATGCGTGAACGCGGCTGGCACGACGTGCCGTACCACTTCCTCATTGCACCGGACGGGCGGATCTTCGAGGGGCGAGACATGAAGTATCGCCCCGACACCAACACCGACTTCGACACCGCCGGCTACATCAACGTCCAACTTTGGGGCAACTTCGACGAGCAGCGCGTGTCGCTCGAACAACTCCGGGCCACCGTCGCACTCGTCGCGCACCTTGCCGAGACAGTCGATATGCCGACCGACGACCTCGTCTCGCACATGGACGTCGCCAACACCGGCTGTCCTGGTACCGACTTCCAACGCTATCTCGATGGCGGCCCGCTCAAGGACTGGATCGACGCGGCACGTAACGGCCGGGCGCCGGACGTGGCATTGCTGCCGGAGTTGGAGAACGGACCGGCGGACATGATCCCCGTCGAGTAG